In the Hyphomonadaceae bacterium BL14 genome, one interval contains:
- a CDS encoding ATP-binding protein encodes MKYVSNPPDASSLMMSARSFGNYDLAAALADLIDNSIKAHASFIEISCLFNAGDPVVTITDDGEGMSPSELMDAMRPASSNPSKERSPDDLGRFGWGMKSASFSQCKKLTVISSRNSEMSGAVWDLDDLDEWKMGVLNPSEIYGIDHGLSPDSSGTSVIWTHTDRLSEGGSLSNAEFNELIAQTSEQLALVFHRFIEGIAGSRNRLSISVNGNRLDAYDPFYRKHEATQVLEIEPLLMEGTTILIQPYVLPHFSKLKPHEHERLGGEEGFLRNQGFYVYRNNRLIIYGTWFRLAKFGELSQLVRISVDIPNSLDDLWKITVDKSDAQLPAALKARLRQIIAGLRKKSGQTYRRRGGRIDHPTAKPVWKRYSRNNEIRYELNREHPVLEELLQSTDQDTRLLVMAALRQIEQNFPVTAFADDSLTRGEDIGQSILSPKELEDQLAIIAPRMLSRSGGDFRKCLEMILNTEPFEAHQDFVELKLKEWGWKFK; translated from the coding sequence ATGAAATATGTAAGCAATCCGCCGGATGCATCATCTTTGATGATGTCTGCCCGCAGCTTTGGAAATTATGACCTCGCTGCGGCGCTTGCAGACCTGATCGATAACAGCATCAAGGCGCACGCGTCGTTCATCGAGATCAGCTGCCTCTTCAACGCCGGGGATCCCGTTGTCACCATTACGGATGATGGGGAAGGCATGTCGCCAAGTGAGCTTATGGATGCAATGCGCCCGGCTTCGAGCAACCCCTCGAAGGAACGATCCCCTGACGATTTGGGCCGCTTCGGTTGGGGCATGAAGTCGGCGTCTTTTTCACAATGTAAAAAACTGACGGTGATCTCATCAAGGAATTCGGAGATGTCAGGGGCCGTCTGGGATCTTGACGATCTCGATGAATGGAAGATGGGCGTTCTCAACCCGTCCGAGATCTATGGCATTGATCACGGCCTGTCGCCGGACAGTTCCGGAACCTCAGTGATATGGACACACACGGATCGGCTCTCCGAGGGCGGATCACTTTCCAATGCCGAATTCAATGAGCTGATCGCCCAGACCAGCGAACAGCTGGCTCTGGTGTTCCATCGTTTCATCGAAGGCATTGCGGGAAGTCGAAACCGGCTCTCGATTTCAGTGAATGGCAATCGGCTCGATGCCTACGACCCCTTCTACCGAAAACATGAGGCGACGCAGGTTCTCGAAATCGAACCCCTGTTGATGGAGGGCACTACGATCCTCATTCAGCCCTATGTCCTGCCGCATTTCTCGAAACTGAAGCCGCACGAACACGAGCGCCTCGGAGGCGAAGAAGGCTTCCTTCGAAACCAGGGGTTCTATGTCTATCGGAACAACCGGCTCATCATCTACGGGACCTGGTTTCGCCTCGCAAAATTCGGGGAACTCTCCCAACTCGTTCGCATAAGTGTCGACATTCCAAACTCGCTGGACGATCTCTGGAAAATCACGGTCGACAAGAGCGACGCCCAGCTCCCTGCCGCATTGAAGGCGAGGCTGAGGCAGATTATCGCCGGACTTAGAAAGAAGTCGGGACAAACTTACAGGCGACGCGGCGGACGTATAGATCACCCTACCGCAAAGCCGGTCTGGAAACGCTATTCGCGCAACAACGAGATCAGATACGAGCTCAATCGCGAACACCCGGTACTCGAGGAGCTGCTGCAATCTACCGACCAGGACACCCGGCTGCTGGTCATGGCGGCCCTGCGCCAGATCGAACAGAACTTCCCTGTAACGGCCTTCGCAGACGACTCGCTCACGCGCGGCGAGGACATCGGCCAGTCGATCCTGTCTCCTAAGGAACTCGAGGACCAGCTCGCCATCATAGCGCCTAGAATGCTCTCGCGTTCCGGCGGCGACTTCCGCAAATGCCTAGAGATGATTCTGAATACCGAACCGTTTGAGGCTCATCAGGATTTTGTCGAATTAAAACTCAAAGAATGGGGCTGGAAGTTCAAATGA
- a CDS encoding MvaI/BcnI restriction endonuclease family protein produces the protein MGIATIRELQVLLRGHGVTTAYVKKLATKQDNDKNQIYLGAGLDSVTNLFPATISVRAPSESTAKPGSRAGQPKMEAALRFAWLDPGGNRHVAPGARIIDYFQYPEIRFSGFLKGCEGAPDALRRRLQAGFGQRWLVMGNAPDGTVLGVVLTERDDPLASNFPELPALAGSGVLLVLTVDEEAGREPRDLVNEEIGRIVAGGWHSSVIMKATGIVPFRGAQGAGYTLEALLGVTANAEKAPDRHGFEIKSYSGSRISLMTPTPDRGYQGERTFREFMERFGQPAVNGDGSRRFVGLFRAGGHNEKHGLSMRVAGYDQVADRFSGHAGEIAVELFDPVTGDIAAGWSLERLANSWNRKHASALYIRAEKNPAPAGDGQDEYRYLTPWLVGEGTDVWRLLRAIAAGYVFYDPADTIYADGRSKVRSQWRVNSSTLKSTMDRLYARVSETGG, from the coding sequence ATGGGAATCGCGACGATCCGTGAGTTGCAGGTGCTATTGCGTGGGCACGGTGTGACCACCGCGTATGTGAAGAAGCTCGCGACGAAACAGGACAACGACAAGAACCAGATATATCTGGGCGCCGGCCTCGACAGCGTCACCAACCTCTTTCCTGCGACGATATCGGTTCGCGCGCCCAGCGAAAGCACGGCCAAGCCTGGCTCGAGGGCTGGTCAGCCGAAAATGGAGGCTGCGCTGCGGTTCGCCTGGCTGGACCCGGGCGGCAATCGCCACGTTGCACCGGGCGCGCGCATCATCGACTATTTTCAGTACCCGGAGATCCGGTTCTCGGGATTTCTGAAGGGATGTGAAGGCGCGCCTGACGCTCTCCGCCGGCGGCTCCAGGCCGGTTTCGGGCAGCGCTGGCTCGTTATGGGAAATGCGCCTGACGGGACCGTTCTGGGCGTGGTGCTCACCGAGCGCGATGACCCACTGGCGTCGAACTTTCCCGAGCTGCCAGCCTTGGCTGGCTCAGGCGTTCTGCTTGTTCTGACTGTTGATGAGGAGGCGGGGCGAGAGCCGCGGGATCTGGTCAATGAGGAGATCGGCCGGATCGTTGCCGGGGGGTGGCATTCGTCCGTCATCATGAAGGCCACCGGTATCGTGCCGTTCCGCGGCGCACAGGGGGCCGGGTATACGCTTGAGGCCCTGCTGGGCGTCACGGCGAACGCGGAGAAGGCTCCCGACCGTCATGGTTTCGAGATCAAGTCCTACTCGGGCTCGCGCATCAGCCTGATGACGCCCACGCCCGACCGGGGTTATCAGGGGGAACGGACATTCCGCGAGTTCATGGAGCGATTTGGCCAGCCTGCGGTCAACGGGGATGGCTCGCGCCGCTTTGTCGGTCTGTTCCGGGCTGGTGGCCACAATGAGAAGCACGGACTTTCCATGCGGGTGGCCGGATATGATCAGGTTGCTGACCGGTTCTCTGGCCATGCCGGGGAGATCGCAGTGGAGCTGTTTGATCCGGTGACCGGGGACATCGCGGCAGGCTGGTCGCTGGAGCGCCTCGCCAATTCCTGGAACCGTAAACACGCCTCCGCACTCTACATCCGCGCGGAGAAGAACCCCGCGCCTGCAGGCGATGGACAGGACGAGTACCGCTATCTCACGCCGTGGCTGGTCGGAGAAGGCACCGATGTGTGGAGGCTGCTGAGGGCCATCGCGGCCGGCTACGTGTTCTATGACCCTGCTGACACCATCTACGCCGATGGCAGATCGAAGGTGCGCTCCCAGTGGCGGGTCAATTCAAGCACGCTGAAAAGCACGATGGACCGGCTTTACGCCCGCGTGTCAGAGACGGGCGGCTGA
- a CDS encoding very short patch repair endonuclease — translation MPDIVDSTTRSRMMSGIRGRDTRPEMAVRRGLHALGYRYRLHGRDLPGRPDLVFRPRRAVIFVHGCFWHGHDCHLFRLPGTRPGFWQAKIDANRERDGRARAQLLEEGWRVLEIWECALRGKEALDFGDLMGRCAAWLADGPPQLELRGSAARL, via the coding sequence TTGCCTGACATCGTCGACAGCACCACACGCAGCCGGATGATGTCCGGCATAAGAGGTCGTGACACGCGCCCTGAAATGGCGGTCCGGAGAGGGCTTCACGCGCTCGGCTACCGCTACCGGCTGCATGGGCGTGATCTTCCGGGGCGACCGGACCTGGTTTTCCGTCCGCGACGCGCCGTGATCTTCGTACATGGCTGCTTCTGGCACGGCCACGACTGCCACCTGTTCCGCCTGCCCGGAACACGGCCCGGATTCTGGCAGGCCAAGATCGACGCCAACCGGGAACGCGACGGACGGGCGCGCGCGCAGCTGCTCGAGGAAGGCTGGCGCGTCCTGGAAATCTGGGAATGCGCCCTGCGCGGGAAGGAGGCTCTGGATTTCGGCGACCTCATGGGCAGGTGCGCCGCGTGGCTCGCGGACGGCCCACCACAGCTTGAACTGCGTGGGTCAGCCGCCCGTCTCTGA
- the dcm gene encoding DNA (cytosine-5-)-methyltransferase, producing the protein MATGTQTGFSGLLKRSGLTLQEAEAALGLSERQIRRYISGESRPPVLVTRELRALAQARRQGNGAAEAGSFSFIDLFAGIGGLRLGFEAIGGKCVFTSEWDRFSRQTYETNFPDAGEDHAFAGDIRPYGEDPSLIPAHDVLLAGFPCQPFSLAGVSKKNSLGRAHGFLCEQQGNLFFDIARILRHHRPKAFLLENVKNLQSHDGGRTFAVIRETLENELGYTIDFRIISSRPWVPQKRERIFIVGFREDQGFSFDGFDAVLPPEADWPTLGAILQGHNEIGQKYTLSEHLWNYLQDYRKKHEKAGNGFGFSLFGPDDVARTLSARYHKDGSEILIAQDGPRPRRLTPVECARLMGFEREGREWKIPVSDTQAYRQFGNAVVVPVVEAIAQYMKPALDRALAAGDAQTAPPPADRLIA; encoded by the coding sequence ATGGCGACAGGAACACAGACCGGCTTTTCAGGTCTCCTGAAGCGCTCGGGGCTTACACTGCAGGAAGCCGAAGCCGCGCTCGGTCTGTCCGAACGCCAGATCCGCCGGTACATCAGCGGTGAGAGCCGCCCCCCCGTCCTCGTGACCCGGGAACTGCGCGCACTCGCGCAGGCGCGCAGGCAAGGCAATGGCGCGGCTGAGGCCGGGTCATTCAGCTTCATCGACCTCTTTGCAGGCATTGGAGGCCTCCGGCTCGGCTTCGAGGCGATCGGTGGAAAGTGCGTGTTCACCAGCGAGTGGGACAGGTTCTCCCGCCAGACATATGAGACCAATTTTCCCGATGCTGGCGAGGACCACGCATTTGCGGGCGATATCCGACCCTATGGCGAAGACCCCTCGCTCATACCGGCCCACGACGTCCTGCTGGCGGGTTTTCCCTGCCAGCCATTCTCGCTGGCGGGCGTCTCGAAAAAGAATTCACTCGGACGCGCGCACGGCTTCCTGTGCGAGCAGCAGGGCAACCTGTTCTTCGACATCGCGCGCATCCTGCGTCATCACCGCCCGAAGGCCTTCCTGCTGGAGAACGTGAAGAACCTGCAGAGCCATGATGGCGGGCGCACGTTCGCGGTCATACGCGAAACCCTCGAGAATGAGCTTGGCTACACAATCGATTTCCGGATCATCAGTTCACGTCCGTGGGTGCCCCAGAAGCGCGAGCGCATCTTCATCGTTGGCTTCCGCGAGGATCAGGGCTTCAGTTTTGACGGGTTCGACGCCGTGCTTCCGCCCGAAGCAGACTGGCCGACACTCGGTGCCATCCTGCAGGGACACAACGAGATCGGCCAGAAGTACACGCTGTCCGAACACCTCTGGAACTACCTGCAGGACTACCGCAAAAAACACGAGAAGGCGGGCAACGGATTCGGCTTCAGCCTGTTCGGCCCTGACGACGTGGCGCGCACGCTGTCGGCCCGCTACCACAAGGACGGCTCGGAGATCCTCATCGCGCAGGACGGTCCGCGCCCGCGCCGGCTCACGCCGGTCGAGTGCGCCCGCCTCATGGGTTTCGAGAGGGAAGGGCGCGAGTGGAAAATCCCGGTGTCCGACACGCAGGCCTATCGCCAGTTCGGCAACGCCGTGGTCGTGCCCGTTGTTGAAGCCATCGCCCAGTACATGAAGCCCGCCCTTGATCGCGCACTCGCTGCGGGCGACGCGCAGACGGCGCCGCCGCCAGCGGACCGGTTGATTGCCTGA
- a CDS encoding LacI family transcriptional regulator, with product MTRPAPPDQIITVFVPLRFARRGARKAIIPPADAPASRPRTDTTLIKALARAYRWKRMLDTGEFTSLAELSAREAIAPSYMTRVLRLTLLAPDIVEAILDGTQGPEITLARVLEGFPAEWEAQRQMLDCGEPHCRSENTPGGASGPL from the coding sequence ATGACCCGCCCCGCGCCCCCGGACCAGATCATCACCGTGTTCGTACCGCTGCGGTTCGCCCGGCGCGGCGCCCGCAAGGCGATCATCCCGCCTGCAGACGCGCCGGCCTCGCGCCCGCGCACGGACACCACACTGATCAAGGCGCTGGCGCGCGCATACCGCTGGAAGCGCATGCTCGACACGGGCGAGTTCACGAGCCTGGCCGAACTCTCCGCGCGCGAGGCCATCGCGCCCTCCTACATGACCCGCGTCCTGCGTCTCACCCTGCTGGCGCCAGACATCGTCGAGGCGATCCTCGACGGCACGCAGGGGCCGGAAATCACGCTGGCGCGGGTGCTGGAGGGGTTTCCAGCAGAGTGGGAGGCGCAGAGGCAGATGCTGGACTGCGGGGAGCCTCATTGCCGATCTGAAAACACACCCGGCGGGGCATCGGGACCACTATGA
- a CDS encoding recombinase family protein, producing the protein MTRPDDTPAAPRKLRCAVYTRKSSEEGLDQAFNSLDAQREACEAYIASQRSQGWVLVRDQYDDGGVSGGTLERPGLKRLMADIDDGLVDVVVVYKIDRLSRSLADFAKLVEVFDRNGVTFVSVTQSFNTTTSMGRLTLNILLSFAQFEREVTAERIRDKVAASRKKGMWMGGCPPYGYRVENRKLVAHEERAGRARWIFARFVEIGSCTELARELKARGWLTPAERPMDKKYLYRLLSNRALIGEAVHKGDSYPGEHDAIIDREIWDKVHAILAVSPRKRAARTRAGTPALLKGLLYGPDGAAFSPSHTRKRDRLYRYYISQTVLRHGAGSCPVGRVPADDIEAAVIHQLRAILRQPEIIAGTWKAARARDRDICESDARAALQQIDPLWDELFPAEQARIVSLVIERIDIGPDGMHVRIRVDGLTTLAREMLAGSMERAA; encoded by the coding sequence ATGACCCGGCCAGATGACACGCCAGCCGCGCCGCGCAAGCTGCGCTGCGCGGTCTACACCCGCAAATCCTCCGAGGAAGGGCTCGATCAGGCATTCAACTCGCTCGATGCCCAGCGCGAGGCCTGCGAGGCCTACATCGCCAGCCAGCGCTCACAAGGCTGGGTGCTGGTGCGCGACCAGTATGACGATGGCGGAGTGTCTGGCGGCACGCTGGAGCGCCCCGGCCTGAAGCGGCTGATGGCTGACATAGACGACGGGCTTGTTGATGTGGTCGTGGTCTACAAGATCGACCGTCTCTCCCGGTCGCTGGCCGATTTTGCCAAGCTGGTGGAGGTGTTCGACCGCAACGGCGTGACCTTCGTCTCGGTGACCCAGTCGTTCAACACCACCACCTCCATGGGCCGGCTGACGCTGAACATCCTCCTCTCGTTCGCCCAGTTCGAGCGCGAGGTCACCGCCGAGAGGATCCGCGACAAGGTCGCCGCCTCGCGCAAAAAGGGCATGTGGATGGGGGGCTGCCCGCCCTATGGCTACCGGGTTGAGAACCGCAAGCTGGTCGCCCACGAGGAGCGCGCCGGGCGGGCCCGCTGGATCTTCGCGCGCTTTGTCGAGATCGGCTCGTGCACCGAGCTGGCGCGCGAGCTCAAGGCGCGCGGCTGGCTCACTCCCGCTGAGCGGCCCATGGACAAGAAATACCTCTATCGCCTGCTCTCCAACCGCGCCCTGATTGGCGAGGCCGTGCACAAGGGCGACAGCTATCCCGGCGAGCATGACGCCATCATCGACCGCGAGATATGGGACAAGGTCCACGCCATCCTGGCCGTGAGCCCGCGCAAGCGCGCCGCGCGCACCCGCGCCGGAACGCCCGCACTGCTCAAGGGACTGCTGTATGGCCCTGATGGCGCGGCGTTCTCGCCCTCCCACACCCGCAAGCGCGACAGGCTCTACCGTTACTACATCAGCCAGACCGTCCTCAGACACGGCGCCGGATCGTGCCCCGTCGGACGCGTGCCCGCCGACGATATCGAGGCGGCTGTCATTCACCAGCTGCGCGCCATCCTGCGCCAGCCCGAGATCATCGCCGGCACATGGAAAGCTGCGCGCGCGCGTGACCGCGACATCTGTGAAAGCGACGCCCGCGCCGCCCTCCAGCAGATCGATCCGCTCTGGGATGAGCTGTTTCCCGCCGAGCAGGCGCGCATCGTCAGCCTTGTGATCGAGCGTATCGATATCGGCCCCGATGGCATGCATGTGCGCATTCGCGTTGATGGCCTCACCACACTTGCCCGCGAGATGCTCGCCGGGTCCATGGAGCGGGCGGCATGA
- a CDS encoding DUF2924 domain-containing protein, with protein MTTHDPIPARLAALKSTPTPELKKQWRDLFDSEAPPFNRRYLETRLAYRIQELAYGGLKPETLRRLERLGEELDGGNITIRRIRTDLMPIAGTRLIREWQGVEHEVTVTRDGFEWQGRPYRSLSAIARAITGTRWNGWVFFGLKNARARS; from the coding sequence ATGACCACACATGACCCCATCCCCGCGCGCCTGGCCGCGCTGAAATCGACGCCCACGCCGGAACTCAAGAAGCAGTGGCGCGACCTGTTTGACAGCGAGGCGCCGCCCTTCAACCGCCGCTATCTCGAGACCCGCCTGGCCTATCGCATCCAGGAGCTCGCCTATGGCGGGCTTAAACCTGAGACCCTGCGCAGGCTGGAGCGGCTGGGAGAGGAGCTCGACGGCGGCAACATCACCATACGGCGCATTCGCACCGATCTCATGCCCATCGCGGGCACGCGGCTGATCCGCGAATGGCAGGGGGTCGAGCATGAGGTGACCGTCACGCGCGACGGGTTCGAGTGGCAGGGCCGGCCTTACAGATCCCTCTCGGCCATCGCGCGCGCCATCACCGGCACGCGCTGGAATGGCTGGGTGTTCTTCGGCCTCAAGAATGCAAGGGCGCGCTCATGA